Proteins encoded within one genomic window of Desulfobulbaceae bacterium DB1:
- a CDS encoding methylmalonyl-CoA epimerase, whose protein sequence is MLKKIDHIGIAVKSIDQARRFYEDALGLTLEKMETVPSQKVKTAFFRLGEVHIELLEPLDAESPVAVFLEKKGEGFHHIAYRTDDIEKEIDQAKESGCRMVHEVPVEGAGGKQIAFLHPKSTFGVLTEFCAQGKKK, encoded by the coding sequence ATGCTAAAAAAAATTGATCATATCGGTATTGCCGTCAAATCCATCGACCAGGCCCGCCGATTTTACGAAGATGCCCTGGGGCTCACCTTGGAAAAGATGGAAACAGTGCCGAGCCAGAAGGTGAAAACAGCTTTTTTCCGTCTCGGCGAGGTGCACATCGAGCTGCTTGAACCCTTGGATGCGGAAAGTCCTGTTGCTGTTTTCCTTGAGAAAAAAGGGGAGGGCTTTCATCATATTGCCTACCGGACGGACGATATTGAAAAAGAGATCGATCAGGCGAAAGAGTCCGGCTGCCGCATGGTGCATGAGGTTCCGGTGGAAGGGGCGGGGGGGAAGCAGATTGCTTTTCTCCATCCGAAATCAACCTTCGGTGTCCTGACCGAGTTCTGCGCACAAGGAAAAAAGAAATGA
- a CDS encoding methylmalonyl-CoA carboxyltransferase — protein MTMQKKLDELMALRAQARLGGGQDKIDKHHAQNKMTARERLALLLDEGSFEEFDMFKAHRCQDFGMADKQFLGDGVVTGYGTIDGRLVYVFSQDFTVLGGSLSETFSEKICKIMDLAIKNGAPVIGLNDSGGARIQEGIESLAGYTDIFLRNVMASGVVPQISAIFGPCAGGAVYSPALTDFAVMVKNNSYMFLTGPKVVKSVTHEDVTVEQLGGASVHAAKSGVADYAAESGADAVAYVKKLFSYVPQNNVENPPFKPTSDRPERRDELLNQIIPDNPNAAYDMKQVILRTVDDGEFLEVKELFAANIITGFARYNGSSVGIVANQPCCLSGVLDIDASIKAARFVRFCDCFNIPIVTFVDVPGFLPGTNQEYNGVIRNGAKILYAYAEATVPKVTVITRKAYGGAYCVMSSKHLRGDVNYAWPTAEIAVMGAKGAVEVLYGREARDTDNPEQFLADREKEYADTVANPYVAARRGYVDDIIEPARTRFRIIKALGMLKNKRDTNPMKKHGNIPL, from the coding sequence ATGACCATGCAGAAAAAACTTGATGAGCTGATGGCGCTGCGCGCCCAGGCCCGGCTCGGCGGCGGGCAGGATAAAATAGACAAGCATCACGCCCAGAACAAGATGACGGCCCGGGAACGGCTGGCCCTGCTGCTTGATGAGGGCTCCTTTGAGGAGTTTGACATGTTCAAGGCCCACCGCTGCCAGGATTTCGGCATGGCGGACAAGCAGTTTCTCGGCGATGGGGTGGTGACCGGGTACGGCACCATTGACGGCCGTCTCGTTTATGTCTTTTCCCAGGACTTCACCGTCCTTGGCGGGTCGCTGTCTGAAACCTTTTCCGAAAAGATCTGCAAGATCATGGATCTGGCCATCAAAAACGGCGCGCCGGTAATCGGCCTCAACGACTCGGGCGGCGCGCGCATTCAGGAAGGAATCGAGAGCCTGGCCGGCTACACGGATATTTTTCTGCGCAATGTCATGGCCTCGGGAGTGGTGCCGCAGATTTCCGCCATTTTCGGCCCCTGCGCGGGCGGCGCGGTTTATTCGCCGGCGCTTACCGATTTTGCCGTCATGGTCAAAAACAACAGCTATATGTTTCTCACCGGGCCCAAGGTGGTGAAATCGGTCACCCACGAGGATGTGACGGTCGAGCAGCTCGGCGGCGCCTCCGTTCATGCCGCCAAAAGCGGCGTGGCTGATTATGCGGCGGAAAGCGGCGCCGATGCCGTTGCCTATGTGAAAAAGCTTTTTTCCTATGTGCCGCAGAACAATGTGGAAAATCCCCCGTTCAAGCCGACAAGCGACCGGCCGGAGCGCCGGGATGAACTGCTCAACCAGATCATTCCGGACAATCCCAATGCCGCCTATGACATGAAGCAGGTCATCCTGCGCACCGTTGACGACGGCGAGTTTCTTGAGGTCAAAGAGCTTTTTGCCGCAAATATCATCACCGGCTTTGCCCGCTATAACGGCAGCAGTGTCGGTATTGTCGCCAATCAGCCCTGCTGCCTGTCCGGCGTGCTCGATATCGATGCCTCGATCAAGGCGGCCCGCTTTGTCCGGTTCTGCGACTGCTTTAATATTCCCATTGTCACCTTTGTCGATGTGCCGGGCTTTCTGCCCGGCACCAACCAGGAGTATAACGGCGTCATCCGCAATGGCGCCAAAATCCTTTACGCCTATGCCGAGGCCACTGTTCCCAAGGTCACGGTGATTACCCGCAAGGCCTATGGCGGAGCCTATTGCGTCATGTCCTCCAAGCATCTGCGGGGTGATGTCAATTATGCCTGGCCCACTGCGGAAATCGCCGTCATGGGGGCAAAAGGCGCGGTGGAGGTGCTTTATGGCCGGGAGGCGCGCGACACCGACAATCCCGAGCAGTTTCTGGCGGATCGGGAAAAGGAATACGCCGACACGGTGGCAAATCCCTATGTGGCGGCAAGACGCGGTTATGTCGATGACATCATTGAACCGGCCCGTACCCGGTTCCGCATCATCAAGGCGCTGGGTATGCTGAAAAACAAACGTGACACCAACCCCATGAAGAAACATGGGAATATCCCCTTGTAA